The following coding sequences are from one Psychrobacter sp. AH5 window:
- a CDS encoding DUF1285 domain-containing protein produces the protein MDNNHKADDKNSINSAEVTADIPNDLKDMEALSHYIKSVAGVRQARSIPPLDQWQPEQTIDMDLVIKANGEWWHEGTHMTRESLVSLFATILWKEEINGKVEYFLKTPVQKLRIKVEDAPLLINDVGIVTEDAVSWLEFSTSTGDIVRLDQQHQLELRPFYTNDTTESSATPQVRPYMLVRNGLEALVGRNTFYHLTQIGKLTAEQGVTTLTLHSGGQDYELFMPDEG, from the coding sequence ATGGATAATAATCATAAAGCTGACGATAAAAACAGTATAAATAGCGCTGAAGTCACGGCAGATATACCGAATGACCTAAAAGATATGGAGGCACTTAGCCACTATATAAAGTCAGTAGCAGGCGTTCGACAAGCTCGTAGTATTCCTCCATTAGACCAATGGCAGCCAGAACAGACCATAGATATGGACCTTGTCATAAAAGCCAATGGTGAATGGTGGCATGAGGGTACTCATATGACGCGTGAGTCATTAGTCAGTTTATTTGCTACTATTTTATGGAAAGAAGAAATAAACGGTAAGGTTGAGTACTTCCTAAAAACACCGGTACAAAAATTGCGTATTAAAGTTGAAGATGCGCCGCTACTGATTAATGATGTTGGTATTGTCACTGAAGATGCGGTTAGTTGGCTTGAATTTAGTACCTCAACAGGGGATATAGTCCGTTTAGATCAGCAGCATCAATTAGAACTGCGTCCCTTTTATACCAATGATACAACAGAGTCTAGTGCTACTCCGCAAGTACGTCCCTATATGCTAGTGCGTAATGGACTAGAGGCCTTGGTAGGACGCAATACTTTTTATCATTTGACTCAAATCGGCAAATTAACCGCAGAGCAGGGAGTGACTACCTTGACCTTACATAGTGGTGGTCAAGACTATGAGCTTTTTATGCCTGATGAGGGATAG
- the murI gene encoding glutamate racemase, which translates to MSKISEQQLAENLQASNNVMASAPIGIFDSGIGGLSVYRHLAQQLPAERYVYYADTLHVPYGNRDSREIETLTLNAVEWLYQQGCKLIVIACNSASAHALSLARVRYPQIPIVGLVPALKPAVLASRSRHVAVLATKATLEGALLNQVITDIAAPNNTTVSKYFDPQLVPWVEAGMPSNAQTASHLRQRLLHLAAEGIDYLVLGCTHYPFFKEFLLQEIEQQQLAITVVDSGQAIAARVQSLLIDNKMLALLDADNESYPLRFYASKYDDKLAQLVERLLGQKVDIHYLT; encoded by the coding sequence ATGTCCAAAATCAGTGAGCAACAATTAGCAGAAAATCTGCAAGCTTCTAATAACGTAATGGCTAGTGCCCCGATAGGAATATTTGATTCGGGGATAGGTGGGCTATCGGTTTATCGGCACTTAGCTCAGCAATTGCCCGCTGAACGTTATGTTTATTATGCCGATACTTTGCATGTTCCTTATGGTAATCGCGACAGTCGAGAGATAGAGACACTTACTCTAAACGCAGTTGAGTGGTTATATCAGCAAGGCTGCAAGCTCATCGTCATTGCTTGTAACAGCGCCTCAGCCCATGCGCTGAGCTTAGCGCGCGTGCGCTATCCCCAGATACCAATAGTAGGGTTGGTACCAGCGCTCAAGCCTGCAGTATTAGCTAGCCGTAGTAGGCATGTGGCAGTACTAGCTACCAAAGCCACTCTTGAAGGGGCGCTACTTAATCAAGTTATCACCGATATAGCTGCGCCTAATAATACTACTGTAAGTAAGTATTTTGATCCACAGCTGGTGCCTTGGGTGGAAGCTGGCATGCCTAGTAATGCTCAAACTGCGAGTCATTTGCGTCAACGCCTACTACATCTAGCAGCAGAGGGGATTGATTATTTAGTGCTTGGCTGTACTCATTATCCTTTTTTTAAAGAGTTTTTATTGCAAGAGATTGAACAGCAACAGCTGGCTATAACGGTGGTAGACTCAGGACAAGCTATAGCTGCTAGGGTGCAGTCCTTGCTGATAGATAATAAAATGCTGGCTTTGTTAGATGCTGATAATGAAAGCTATCCCTTACGATTTTATGCTAGCAAATATGATGACAAATTGGCTCAATTGGTCGAGCGTCTGCTTGGCCAAAAGGTAGATATTCACTATCTTACTTAA
- a CDS encoding DUF4062 domain-containing protein gives MPSRRYHIHVICVAHSQPLVLDSLAVFFQSRAFLTHDISTHLAQSALYGRQCVDACDYVLILIGDSYGTVQNTGFSQMHLSYFNAKARAKPMMALIKRHYDAEELNPQLKAFTQIVEQQKSNVHYYDDNTDIKQLLNTAHIEMIKKPEVVTGWLSAKDSATSMDNRAANSPAANSLRGMSAQNNKHGTNNYTATDTITTTLELTQSFDIEYMAQAYEEGNLTDVTMTMTLTWQNVLQALGTMPAFFSSYGLQSQLNRLIASKAELDIKKLMPKVHAVARCQIIKSDLDKLQRLLIAANWIQIKSSGSEIRSTKELWSLTFYAKKLLEESQTRHYSE, from the coding sequence TTGCCAAGTCGTCGATATCACATTCATGTTATCTGCGTTGCTCATAGCCAGCCCCTGGTTTTGGATAGTCTAGCGGTTTTTTTTCAGTCACGTGCGTTTTTGACTCATGATATCTCTACTCATTTAGCACAGTCGGCTCTATATGGTCGTCAGTGCGTTGATGCGTGCGATTATGTATTAATTCTCATCGGCGATAGTTATGGCACAGTGCAAAACACTGGCTTTAGCCAAATGCATTTAAGCTATTTTAATGCAAAAGCTAGAGCGAAGCCGATGATGGCGCTGATAAAGAGACATTATGATGCTGAAGAGCTCAATCCACAGCTCAAAGCTTTTACTCAGATTGTAGAGCAACAAAAAAGCAATGTGCATTATTATGATGATAATACTGACATAAAGCAGCTGCTAAATACTGCACACATTGAGATGATAAAAAAACCTGAGGTAGTAACCGGTTGGCTCAGCGCTAAAGACAGCGCGACTAGCATGGATAATAGAGCAGCTAATAGCCCAGCGGCTAATTCACTTAGAGGTATGAGCGCTCAAAATAATAAGCACGGTACTAATAACTATACGGCTACTGACACTATTACCACCACGCTTGAATTAACCCAGTCTTTTGATATTGAATATATGGCACAAGCCTACGAAGAGGGTAATCTAACCGATGTCACTATGACTATGACCTTGACTTGGCAAAACGTTTTGCAGGCTTTAGGGACGATGCCGGCGTTTTTTTCTAGTTATGGTTTGCAAAGTCAACTCAATCGTTTGATCGCCTCCAAAGCTGAGCTTGATATAAAAAAACTCATGCCTAAAGTCCATGCTGTCGCTCGCTGTCAGATTATAAAAAGCGATTTGGATAAATTGCAAAGATTATTAATAGCAGCCAACTGGATACAGATAAAGAGCTCAGGCTCTGAGATACGCTCTACCAAAGAGCTGTGGAGCCTAACCTTTTATGCCAAAAAATTACTAGAAGAAAGTCAGACTAGGCATTATTCTGAATAA
- a CDS encoding lytic murein transglycosylase, which translates to MHLNTLSTLSLLTAAISFGLASTAQAAKPEAPYLSNSEFQQCLDGLKNSSKFRGVDSYTFNNYRPSQPDPSVIQSLNYQPEFQKDVWDYLSALVDKERVEDGIRAKRQWGDTLRQIESRYGVKPEHVLGVWGVESNFGQTLGKKPLFESLATLSCFDRRQSYFQGEFANALKIVQRGDIAPSDMAGSWAGAFGQTQFMPSTFLELAVDFDGDGRRDLVNSVPDALASTANFLDNRGYRTGEPWGYEVRLPDGYWAASDRKNKKSISHWRDQGLTLANGSPLPYDLSSAGLLLPAGKDGPAFLVGKNFDTFYSYNASENYALAIAHLSDLIAREDSSKTDFITAWPTNDPGISRQQAKDIQQALLDAGYDIGEVDGIIGDNTRSAIRQYQTSRGIFPADGRAGQNFYRLITQNSAQGSSSIRPSNPASTDRMGQLIQQRQTATPNVYSSEPSVQRTVQPASNVRYRRVTTSDGSVRLERIN; encoded by the coding sequence ATGCATCTAAATACCCTCTCTACTCTCTCCTTACTGACGGCTGCCATTAGTTTTGGTTTAGCTAGTACCGCTCAAGCTGCTAAGCCAGAAGCCCCCTACTTATCCAACAGTGAATTTCAACAGTGTTTGGATGGTCTAAAAAACTCTAGTAAGTTTCGCGGCGTAGATAGCTATACTTTTAACAATTATCGTCCAAGCCAGCCTGATCCGAGCGTTATTCAATCGCTCAATTATCAGCCAGAATTTCAAAAAGATGTTTGGGATTACCTGTCAGCTCTTGTAGACAAAGAGCGTGTCGAAGACGGTATCCGTGCTAAACGGCAATGGGGCGACACCCTACGTCAAATAGAATCACGCTATGGTGTCAAGCCTGAGCACGTGTTAGGAGTCTGGGGCGTCGAATCCAACTTTGGACAGACCTTAGGTAAAAAACCACTCTTTGAATCGCTTGCTACCCTCTCCTGTTTTGATCGTCGTCAAAGCTACTTTCAAGGAGAGTTTGCTAATGCACTAAAGATTGTGCAGCGCGGTGATATCGCACCTAGTGACATGGCCGGCTCATGGGCGGGAGCTTTTGGACAAACCCAGTTTATGCCCAGCACCTTTTTAGAATTAGCCGTGGATTTTGATGGTGATGGTCGTCGCGATCTCGTTAATAGTGTGCCCGATGCGCTAGCTTCAACGGCTAATTTTTTGGATAACCGTGGTTATCGGACCGGTGAGCCTTGGGGTTATGAGGTAAGACTACCAGATGGTTACTGGGCCGCTTCAGACCGCAAAAACAAAAAGTCGATAAGCCATTGGCGAGATCAAGGCTTAACCTTGGCTAATGGTAGTCCGCTACCTTATGACTTAAGCAGTGCTGGCTTGTTATTACCCGCTGGCAAAGACGGTCCGGCTTTCTTGGTTGGCAAAAACTTCGATACTTTTTATTCTTACAATGCTTCTGAGAATTACGCCTTAGCCATTGCCCATTTATCTGACTTAATTGCTCGCGAGGATAGCAGCAAGACGGACTTTATTACCGCTTGGCCGACAAACGATCCGGGTATCAGCCGTCAACAAGCCAAAGATATTCAGCAAGCTTTATTAGATGCAGGCTATGATATTGGTGAAGTCGATGGCATCATTGGGGATAATACTCGTAGCGCTATTCGGCAATATCAAACCAGTCGCGGTATATTCCCAGCCGATGGACGTGCTGGTCAAAACTTTTATCGTTTAATTACCCAAAATAGCGCTCAAGGTTCTAGCTCTATTCGACCCTCAAACCCCGCCTCTACCGATCGTATGGGTCAGCTGATTCAACAGCGACAAACGGCTACGCCTAACGTCTATTCGTCTGAGCCTTCGGTACAAAGAACAGTGCAGCCTGCTAGCAATGTTCGCTATCGCAGAGTTACTACTAGTGATGGCAGCGTGCGTTTAGAAAGAATTAACTAA
- a CDS encoding DUF1499 domain-containing protein: protein MKILVSLVSLAAFLLVTLPGPLYKFAIIDLATAFSGFKYAVITGVAALILLIIQALFKRQTISFASAGLAVFFSLIAIVMPLKMMNTAKNVPAIHDISTDMTTPPEFVAIAPLRVNAPNPVAYAGAKTAEQQSKAYPKLQTLTYTQSKAELVTAIEQAADNLGWQLVNTDKNAGLVEATDATLWFGFKDDIVVRVEDNGNERLVDIRSKSRIGSSDLGKNAERIHGFIKELNKVLGE, encoded by the coding sequence ATGAAAATATTGGTGAGCTTAGTTAGCCTAGCTGCTTTTTTACTAGTGACTCTGCCCGGTCCGCTTTATAAATTCGCTATTATCGACTTAGCTACTGCGTTTTCAGGCTTTAAATATGCGGTTATTACTGGTGTCGCCGCGCTAATCTTACTTATTATCCAAGCACTATTCAAACGTCAAACCATTAGCTTTGCTAGTGCAGGATTAGCGGTGTTTTTCTCTCTTATTGCCATAGTTATGCCGCTTAAGATGATGAACACCGCAAAAAACGTACCAGCCATTCATGACATCTCAACCGATATGACTACGCCGCCTGAGTTTGTGGCGATTGCTCCGCTTCGCGTCAATGCTCCTAATCCTGTGGCGTATGCCGGCGCTAAGACTGCCGAGCAGCAAAGCAAAGCCTATCCTAAGCTGCAAACTCTGACTTATACGCAATCGAAAGCAGAGTTGGTGACCGCTATTGAGCAAGCCGCCGATAATTTGGGCTGGCAATTAGTCAACACTGATAAAAATGCAGGTCTAGTAGAAGCCACCGATGCAACGCTATGGTTTGGCTTTAAGGACGATATTGTCGTACGCGTAGAAGATAATGGCAACGAGCGCTTAGTGGATATCCGTAGTAAGTCGCGTATAGGGAGCAGCGATTTGGGTAAGAATGCCGAGCGTATTCATGGTTTTATTAAGGAGTTGAATAAGGTTTTGGGGGAATGA
- the tmpT gene encoding thiopurine S-methyltransferase: MKAEFWQERWQQGRIGFNQPTVNPLLIHYFNQLKLKKGSRVLVPLAGKSIDMLWLAQQGYEVIGIELVESAVIEFFAEQNSAVTITQPTKDSSIKNYQGQLAGQTISLWAADIFALSATDIGAIDAVYDRAALIAMPPEMRPSYSEQVISLSDNAPQLVLTLNYQQNERAGPPFSINSTDIERYYGAHYSIKPLAQKPATLNAAPDLTVTESVWLLTP; this comes from the coding sequence ATGAAGGCTGAATTTTGGCAAGAGCGCTGGCAACAAGGTCGTATCGGTTTTAACCAGCCTACAGTCAATCCGCTGTTAATCCACTACTTTAATCAATTAAAGCTAAAAAAGGGCAGCCGAGTATTGGTGCCCTTAGCTGGCAAGTCCATCGATATGCTATGGTTGGCTCAGCAAGGCTATGAAGTCATAGGCATAGAGTTGGTAGAATCAGCAGTAATAGAGTTCTTTGCCGAGCAAAATAGTGCTGTCACTATCACTCAACCTACTAAAGACTCTTCAATAAAAAATTATCAGGGTCAGCTAGCAGGACAAACGATTAGCTTGTGGGCGGCAGATATTTTTGCGCTAAGTGCTACTGATATCGGTGCTATTGATGCAGTTTATGATAGAGCGGCGCTGATAGCCATGCCGCCAGAGATGCGCCCAAGCTATAGCGAGCAAGTCATAAGCCTTAGCGATAACGCGCCGCAATTAGTACTAACTCTCAATTATCAGCAAAATGAGCGCGCTGGGCCACCTTTCTCTATTAACTCTACAGACATTGAGCGTTATTATGGCGCTCATTATTCAATCAAACCATTAGCACAAAAGCCTGCTACCTTAAACGCTGCTCCAGATCTCACGGTCACTGAGTCAGTTTGGCTATTAACTCCTTAA
- the msrA gene encoding peptide-methionine (S)-S-oxide reductase MsrA, giving the protein MQTIILGGGCFWCTESVFLSLKGVESVVSGYMGGEAETANYQAVCSGNSGHVEVIKVEFDEQTLPLEVLLDVFFGTHDPTTKDRQGNDVGSQYRSIVYYTDEDQKPTIDRTINKLRDMGLNVVTEVHPAVEFYRAEEAHQDFFNRNPGQAYCNFAIPPKLAKLRKEFSEYMVS; this is encoded by the coding sequence ATGCAAACTATCATCTTAGGCGGTGGCTGCTTTTGGTGCACCGAATCCGTGTTTTTATCTCTAAAAGGCGTTGAGTCCGTCGTTTCAGGCTATATGGGCGGTGAGGCAGAAACAGCCAATTACCAAGCGGTCTGTAGTGGTAATAGCGGTCACGTTGAAGTCATCAAAGTCGAATTTGATGAACAAACCTTGCCATTAGAAGTGCTACTCGATGTATTCTTTGGTACTCACGATCCCACCACAAAAGATCGTCAAGGCAATGATGTCGGTAGCCAATATCGTAGCATCGTGTATTACACTGACGAAGATCAAAAACCCACGATTGATCGCACTATTAATAAGCTGCGTGATATGGGATTAAACGTCGTTACCGAAGTGCATCCTGCCGTAGAGTTTTATCGCGCAGAAGAAGCACATCAAGACTTCTTTAATCGCAATCCTGGTCAAGCCTACTGTAACTTCGCTATTCCACCAAAGCTTGCCAAACTACGTAAAGAATTTAGCGAATACATGGTCAGCTAA
- the cmoA gene encoding carboxy-S-adenosyl-L-methionine synthase CmoA: MQQARQATDIEHDAHKQNSVKHDTLFDKPFTTPLDKVARFSFDEQVVACFPDMIRRSVPGYGQVLAMLPIFARRHCKYRQQNNDGQRVSRIYDLGCSLGGATMALAGEFAAQDLQIKAIDISPAMTSEAATLLKDNYPQHDIEVITADIRDIELEPCDMVILNLTLQFLPTEDRVAVLKKIYNALTEGGILVLTEKTHAIDEQYDAWLVERYYDFKRANGYSEMEISGKRNALENVLITDTLDQHHERLSQVGFARHLTWFQFLNFVSVVGFK; the protein is encoded by the coding sequence ATGCAACAAGCTAGGCAAGCTACCGATATTGAACATGATGCGCACAAACAGAACTCAGTCAAACACGATACCTTGTTTGATAAGCCTTTTACCACGCCATTAGATAAAGTGGCGCGCTTCTCCTTTGATGAGCAAGTGGTTGCCTGTTTCCCTGACATGATTCGCCGCAGTGTACCGGGCTACGGGCAAGTGCTAGCGATGCTGCCGATTTTTGCGCGGCGTCACTGCAAGTATCGTCAGCAAAATAATGATGGCCAACGCGTCAGCCGTATTTATGATTTGGGCTGCTCGCTTGGCGGTGCGACGATGGCGCTGGCGGGCGAGTTTGCGGCGCAAGACTTACAGATTAAGGCGATAGATATCTCGCCGGCGATGACTTCTGAGGCTGCCACTTTACTCAAGGATAATTATCCGCAGCATGATATTGAAGTGATCACCGCCGATATTCGTGATATTGAGCTTGAGCCTTGCGATATGGTGATCTTGAATTTAACGCTGCAATTTTTGCCTACTGAAGATAGAGTAGCGGTGCTAAAAAAGATTTATAACGCGCTAACCGAGGGCGGCATCTTAGTCTTAACCGAAAAGACTCACGCTATAGATGAGCAGTATGATGCTTGGCTAGTCGAGCGTTATTATGACTTTAAACGCGCTAACGGCTATAGCGAGATGGAGATTAGCGGTAAACGTAACGCGCTTGAGAATGTGCTGATTACCGACACTTTAGATCAGCATCACGAAAGGCTATCGCAGGTAGGGTTTGCGCGGCATTTGACTTGGTTTCAGTTTTTGAACTTTGTTTCTGTGGTGGGGTTTAAGTAG
- the cmoB gene encoding tRNA 5-methoxyuridine(34)/uridine 5-oxyacetic acid(34) synthase CmoB: MINDTIINAERELYLTLLTIAETQPIAYDWLALLPNWLTAIKDKRNYAHAPAYQASVARLPTISADSVDLNGAAITINAQLSNSERKQTLALLKQLMPWRKGPFYIGKQIGNDESGISIDTEWHSDWKWERVAPHLSPLKGRRVLDVGGGSGYHGWRMAGAGAETVIIVDPSCLFYHQFMAIRHFVGNADNYRTHYIPVPLEALPASSDQGSQLFDMVFSMGVLYHRQSPFEHLQQLRGQLIKGGELVLETLVIDGDANTVLVPHDRYAQMNNVYFLPSVDALVGWLKKVGFKEVRCVDVDVTTIEEQRATEWMTYQSLSDFLDPNDCTKTIEGYPAPKRATIIAKR, encoded by the coding sequence ATGATCAACGATACTATTATCAATGCTGAACGTGAACTGTACTTAACCTTATTGACCATCGCTGAGACCCAGCCGATAGCTTATGACTGGCTCGCGCTATTACCCAATTGGCTAACGGCCATCAAGGACAAGCGTAATTATGCGCATGCACCAGCCTATCAAGCATCAGTAGCAAGACTACCTACTATTAGCGCTGATAGTGTCGATTTAAATGGCGCGGCTATTACTATTAACGCTCAGCTAAGTAACTCTGAGCGCAAGCAAACTTTAGCGCTACTCAAGCAGCTAATGCCGTGGCGCAAAGGGCCCTTTTATATTGGAAAGCAGATTGGTAACGATGAGTCAGGGATTAGCATAGATACCGAGTGGCATAGCGATTGGAAGTGGGAGCGGGTAGCGCCGCATTTGAGTCCGTTGAAGGGCAGACGCGTTTTGGATGTTGGCGGCGGCTCGGGTTATCATGGTTGGCGCATGGCAGGCGCGGGCGCAGAGACGGTAATCATTGTCGATCCGTCTTGTTTGTTTTATCATCAATTTATGGCGATTAGGCATTTTGTTGGCAATGCTGACAACTATCGAACGCACTATATTCCGGTGCCGTTAGAGGCGTTGCCTGCCAGTAGCGACCAAGGCAGTCAGCTGTTTGATATGGTGTTTAGTATGGGGGTGCTTTATCATCGCCAATCACCGTTTGAGCACTTACAGCAGCTGCGTGGACAGCTGATCAAAGGAGGCGAGCTAGTGCTTGAGACTTTAGTGATTGATGGTGATGCCAATACGGTACTAGTGCCCCATGATAGATATGCGCAGATGAATAATGTATATTTTTTGCCTTCAGTAGATGCTTTAGTAGGCTGGCTCAAAAAGGTTGGTTTCAAGGAGGTGCGTTGCGTCGATGTTGATGTCACCACGATAGAGGAACAGCGAGCGACCGAGTGGATGACGTATCAATCGCTGAGTGATTTCCTTGATCCTAATGACTGTACTAAAACCATTGAAGGTTATCCGGCACCAAAGCGCGCCACTATTATCGCTAAAAGGTAG
- a CDS encoding DUF1176 domain-containing protein translates to MKISIYVPTLIKPLLVSAVSLLSLPVLAAYGDPFEGSGFVSEDWQLVCDNTLTCRAAGYSSEIAELRGSIMMTLPAGEKLPTTQVVLNYWDDAKAVEDQMQAQNRQVELWLNDKYFGKVPLNTEERGRGVLTTAQTKLLIDNARKPTKIEFRIGDYRWQISDIGMAAVLLKLDEVQGRVGTPSALVSKHNPNRQNLKPAKALPKIYAAETYPIAEYDTVTDKAAKRSDEQKFYQRLSERYDKQWQSKMTGWVKASIASLDAERREDCNILSSDQDWFDKEDKVWRFTPIDSKHTLASHPCWTGAYNFGTGYWLIDNDKPAKPKLITLSGSSYAEGEIFAAHKGRGLGDCWSMKSWVWEGKDFALASEKTTGLCRLIEAGGAWQIPAYVSEVIKITDDKLN, encoded by the coding sequence ATGAAAATATCGATATATGTACCAACGCTGATAAAACCATTGTTAGTGAGCGCTGTTAGTTTGCTTTCGCTACCAGTGCTAGCGGCTTATGGTGACCCATTCGAGGGCAGCGGCTTTGTCAGCGAGGATTGGCAGCTGGTCTGTGACAATACCTTGACTTGCCGAGCGGCGGGCTACAGTAGCGAGATTGCAGAGCTACGGGGCAGCATTATGATGACCCTGCCGGCAGGCGAGAAGCTACCCACTACGCAAGTGGTGCTGAACTACTGGGACGATGCTAAAGCGGTAGAAGATCAAATGCAGGCGCAAAACCGTCAAGTTGAGTTGTGGCTTAATGATAAATACTTTGGCAAAGTACCATTAAATACAGAGGAGAGGGGTCGAGGCGTATTGACGACTGCGCAAACCAAGCTGCTTATCGATAACGCTCGAAAGCCTACTAAAATAGAATTTAGAATTGGCGATTATCGCTGGCAGATATCCGATATCGGTATGGCCGCTGTGTTATTAAAGCTAGATGAAGTGCAAGGCCGAGTAGGCACGCCATCCGCTTTAGTTAGTAAACACAATCCTAATCGTCAAAATCTAAAACCAGCAAAGGCGCTACCTAAGATTTATGCGGCAGAGACTTATCCTATCGCTGAGTATGACACGGTTACTGATAAGGCTGCTAAAAGGTCTGATGAGCAGAAGTTTTATCAGCGATTAAGCGAACGTTATGATAAGCAATGGCAAAGCAAAATGACGGGGTGGGTCAAGGCTAGTATAGCTAGCCTCGATGCTGAGAGGCGCGAGGACTGTAACATACTAAGCTCAGATCAGGATTGGTTTGATAAAGAAGATAAAGTCTGGCGCTTTACGCCAATCGATAGTAAACATACCTTAGCCAGTCACCCTTGCTGGACAGGAGCTTATAACTTTGGTACTGGCTATTGGCTCATTGATAACGATAAACCCGCCAAGCCCAAGCTGATTACTTTATCCGGCTCTTCTTATGCCGAAGGTGAGATATTCGCCGCGCATAAAGGCCGAGGATTAGGGGACTGTTGGTCGATGAAAAGTTGGGTTTGGGAGGGTAAAGATTTCGCTTTGGCTAGTGAGAAAACCACTGGGTTATGCCGTTTAATAGAAGCAGGCGGCGCTTGGCAGATACCCGCTTAT